The candidate division KSB1 bacterium genome window below encodes:
- a CDS encoding divalent-cation tolerance protein CutA, which translates to MEQILMVFVTVASEEEGKRIGSNLVENKLAACVNLVPQIFSIFRWQGNIENEKEILLLIKTTENRVDALIDKVKEIHSYDVPEILAIPVFTGNKDYIDWVVEETKNG; encoded by the coding sequence ATGGAACAAATTCTAATGGTCTTTGTTACAGTTGCTTCTGAAGAAGAAGGCAAGCGAATTGGCAGCAACCTGGTGGAAAATAAATTAGCGGCATGCGTCAATTTGGTTCCGCAAATTTTTTCCATATTCAGGTGGCAGGGGAACATCGAAAACGAGAAGGAAATATTACTATTGATCAAGACCACGGAAAACAGAGTAGACGCGTTGATCGATAAGGTAAAGGAAATCCACAGTTATGATGTTCCTGAAATTCTAGCGATCCCTGTTTTCACGGGAAATAAAGACTACATCGATTGGGTGGTGGAAGAAACAAAAAATGGATGA
- a CDS encoding type II toxin-antitoxin system PemK/MazF family toxin, translated as MMKLERGMVVNVNLDPTKGSETGKTRPCIIVTNDVYNERVPVIQVIPITGWSEKKARIKTNVEIEPTKSNGLQKKSIVDCLQTRPIDRRYRLEKILGEISKEHILQINRALKIVFDL; from the coding sequence ATCATGAAACTTGAACGCGGTATGGTTGTAAATGTTAATTTGGATCCAACAAAGGGTTCTGAAACTGGAAAAACTCGGCCTTGTATAATTGTAACGAACGACGTTTATAATGAAAGAGTGCCTGTAATTCAAGTGATCCCAATTACAGGTTGGAGTGAAAAAAAGGCTAGGATCAAAACCAATGTTGAAATTGAACCTACGAAATCAAATGGTCTACAAAAAAAGTCGATCGTAGATTGTTTACAAACTCGTCCGATTGATCGACGTTATCGATTAGAAAAAATCCTTGGTGAAATATCTAAAGAACATATTCTACAAATTAATCGAGCATTAAAAATAGTATTTGATCTTTAA
- a CDS encoding glycosyl hydrolase translates to MVWVCILMTTMLIPEAFAQKRVDFDESLYSSLEYRNIGPFRGGRSAAVAGVAGNPVTFYFGGTGGGVWKTTNGGQTWKNVSDDYFGGSIGAVAVSEWDPNVIYVGGGEVTVRGNVSHGYGMWKSTDAGKSWKQIGLEDSRYIPRIRIHPKNPELVYAAVLGHISGPNEQRGVYRSKDGGTTWEQILFVSNEVGAVDLMMDPSNPRILFASMWRLLRTPYSLESGGEGSSIWKSTDGGNNWTDITHNEGLPKGIIGISGVTVSPANSNRVWAIIEAKDGGVYRSEDGGEKWTKINSERKLRQRAWYYTRIYADPMNQDIVYVLNVRFWRSKDGGKTYESIRTPHGDHHDLWIAPEDGNRMVIGDDGGAQVTYDGGAGWSTYNNQPTAQFYRVTTDNSFPYKIYGAQQDNSTVRIVHRSSGGSIGERDWEPTAGGESGWIAPHPDNPDIVYGGSYGGFLVRINHKTGERRAVNVWPDNPMGHGAEDWKYRFQWNFPILFSPHDPNTLYAAGNVLFKTTNEGQSWQAISPDLTINDRSKLGSSGGPITKDNTSIEYYATIFTVVESPHEPGVIWTGSDDGLIYVTRDGGQNWDNVTPPKKIFPEWMQVNSIEANPFEKGGLYVAGTRYKSDDFTPYLYKTTDYGKSWKKITKGIDPLHFTRVIRADPVRQGLLFVGTESGMYLSFDDGTSWKSFQLELPIVPITDLAIKNNDLIVATQGRAFWVLDDLTVLHQLSEQVAQSNSWLYEPRPSYRMSGGSRRGGGGSAGKNPPSGVVFNYYFKDLPDSSSVNLRILENDGTLITSYSPKAKEKNKQLPLEVGANRFAWNMRYPDAETFPKLIMWAGSVTGPRAVPGSYQARLVVGTDSTTVPFEILKDPRSSSTQEDIQTQFDFLIAVRDKLTEAHVAIKQIRDVRSQVKAVTKRAKEYDGAKQIEEAGKALTKKMTMIEEALYQTKNQSRQDPLNFPIRLNNKLAAVGGTASVGDYPPTEQIIAVKNELTAQIDEELAKFSAVMREDIPAFNQLVRDASIPAVQIDMKERAKAQASN, encoded by the coding sequence TGCAGTCAGTGAATGGGACCCTAACGTAATTTATGTCGGCGGCGGAGAAGTTACCGTCCGCGGCAATGTTTCCCATGGTTATGGCATGTGGAAATCGACAGATGCGGGTAAATCCTGGAAACAGATTGGCCTGGAAGATTCGCGGTATATTCCCAGAATTCGAATCCATCCCAAAAATCCGGAACTGGTTTACGCAGCGGTGTTGGGCCATATTTCCGGCCCGAATGAACAACGGGGTGTTTATCGAAGTAAAGATGGCGGTACTACCTGGGAGCAGATTTTATTTGTCAGCAACGAAGTAGGCGCAGTCGATTTAATGATGGATCCCTCCAACCCACGCATTCTTTTTGCCAGTATGTGGCGCCTTCTGCGAACACCTTACAGCCTGGAAAGCGGCGGTGAAGGCTCGAGCATCTGGAAATCAACCGATGGTGGCAATAACTGGACAGACATTACCCACAATGAGGGTCTGCCTAAAGGAATAATTGGCATCAGCGGGGTTACGGTTTCGCCGGCAAATTCCAACCGGGTGTGGGCCATTATCGAGGCCAAAGATGGCGGGGTTTATCGCTCAGAAGACGGCGGGGAAAAATGGACGAAAATCAACTCTGAGCGAAAACTGCGGCAAAGAGCCTGGTACTATACGCGAATTTATGCAGATCCCATGAACCAGGACATCGTTTATGTTCTTAATGTTCGATTCTGGCGCTCGAAAGATGGCGGCAAAACCTACGAAAGTATCCGTACACCTCATGGCGACCACCACGATTTGTGGATCGCACCTGAGGATGGGAACCGAATGGTTATTGGCGACGATGGCGGTGCACAAGTGACATACGACGGCGGCGCTGGTTGGAGTACATACAATAATCAGCCTACGGCCCAATTCTACCGTGTGACTACTGATAATTCCTTTCCATATAAAATCTATGGCGCACAACAAGATAATTCCACAGTGCGAATTGTACACCGGTCGAGTGGCGGCAGTATAGGCGAAAGAGATTGGGAGCCAACTGCCGGCGGTGAAAGCGGTTGGATCGCTCCTCATCCCGACAACCCGGATATCGTGTACGGCGGTTCTTACGGCGGATTCCTGGTCAGGATCAATCATAAAACTGGTGAAAGACGGGCTGTCAACGTTTGGCCGGATAATCCAATGGGGCACGGCGCCGAGGATTGGAAGTATCGTTTTCAATGGAATTTCCCAATCCTGTTTTCACCCCATGATCCCAATACGCTTTATGCAGCCGGTAACGTCTTGTTTAAAACTACGAATGAAGGACAAAGCTGGCAAGCCATCAGCCCTGACCTTACGATTAACGATAGGTCTAAATTAGGCTCATCGGGCGGACCGATTACTAAAGACAACACCAGTATTGAATATTATGCAACCATATTCACAGTTGTAGAGAGCCCTCATGAACCCGGCGTGATTTGGACTGGCTCGGACGATGGTCTGATTTATGTAACGCGAGACGGCGGCCAAAACTGGGACAATGTGACACCGCCGAAAAAGATCTTTCCGGAATGGATGCAAGTCAACAGTATTGAAGCAAATCCATTTGAAAAGGGCGGACTGTATGTCGCCGGTACCCGCTATAAATCAGACGATTTTACACCGTACCTGTACAAAACTACTGATTACGGCAAATCATGGAAGAAGATCACCAAGGGCATCGATCCTTTGCATTTTACCCGTGTAATTAGAGCAGATCCAGTCCGGCAGGGACTACTGTTCGTCGGCACCGAAAGCGGCATGTATCTTTCATTTGATGACGGCACAAGCTGGAAATCCTTTCAACTGGAATTACCCATTGTCCCGATTACGGATCTGGCCATCAAGAATAACGACCTGATCGTTGCCACCCAGGGTCGTGCCTTTTGGGTTCTGGATGATCTGACCGTTTTACACCAACTTTCGGAACAAGTTGCGCAAAGCAACTCCTGGCTGTACGAACCGCGACCAAGCTATCGGATGTCCGGCGGCTCCCGTCGCGGCGGAGGTGGATCAGCGGGAAAGAATCCACCCAGCGGTGTTGTGTTTAACTATTATTTTAAAGACTTGCCGGACAGCAGTTCTGTGAATTTAAGGATTTTGGAGAATGACGGCACATTGATCACCAGCTATTCCCCGAAAGCAAAGGAGAAAAATAAGCAGTTGCCACTTGAAGTTGGGGCAAACCGTTTTGCCTGGAATATGCGTTATCCCGATGCAGAAACGTTTCCAAAACTGATCATGTGGGCTGGTAGCGTTACGGGGCCGAGAGCAGTGCCTGGCAGCTATCAGGCGAGATTGGTTGTCGGCACAGACTCTACAACCGTTCCTTTCGAAATTTTGAAGGATCCAAGGTCTTCGTCGACACAAGAGGATATTCAAACCCAATTTGATTTTCTCATCGCTGTCCGCGATAAACTGACTGAAGCCCATGTTGCCATTAAGCAAATTCGTGATGTACGCAGCCAGGTTAAAGCCGTGACAAAACGAGCGAAAGAATATGATGGCGCGAAGCAAATAGAAGAAGCCGGCAAGGCATTAACCAAAAAAATGACCATGATTGAAGAAGCATTGTACCAGACCAAAAACCAGAGCCGGCAGGATCCTCTCAATTTTCCGATCCGCTTGAATAATAAACTGGCGGCAGTGGGTGGCACAGCTTCTGTTGGCGATTATCCTCCAACTGAACAGATTATTGCGGTGAAGAATGAACTGACCGCACAAATAGATGAAGAATTAGCGAAATTCAGCGCCGTAATGAGGGAGGATATTCCGGCATTTAACCAGCTGGTTAGAGACGCTTCGATTCCGGCAGTTCAGATAGATATGAAAGAAAGAGCGAAAGCGCAGGCTTCGAATTAG
- a CDS encoding DUF2157 domain-containing protein, which yields MALIEKGLYQQEEHGKPTSPTSLAAQKVLGWGLVLTGLGVALVIASVWTGDPDAMQGGLVFGFIGVALLIFFAVIRERTTS from the coding sequence ATGGCCCTCATTGAAAAAGGACTGTATCAACAAGAGGAACATGGTAAGCCCACAAGTCCGACAAGTCTGGCCGCCCAGAAAGTGCTCGGTTGGGGGTTGGTGTTGACAGGCTTAGGGGTTGCCTTGGTCATCGCTTCAGTCTGGACAGGTGACCCTGACGCCATGCAGGGCGGACTTGTCTTCGGTTTTATCGGGGTAGCGCTGTTGATCTTCTTTGCGGTCATAAGGGAGCGAACAACTTCTTAG
- a CDS encoding FKBP-type peptidyl-prolyl cis-trans isomerase yields the protein MKVIINLAKFFVVLFILTGCSKDSPTSSEQSEGEAYLETNGKREGVITTSSGLQYEILIQGDGAKPTISSTVVVHYRGTKIDGTEFDSSYGGAPPTFSVSGVIAGWTEALLLMNVGSKYRLVIPPSLAYGARGQGTIGPNEVLIFEVELLGIQ from the coding sequence ATGAAAGTTATAATCAATTTAGCAAAATTCTTTGTAGTACTTTTTATTCTCACCGGTTGTTCGAAAGATTCACCAACATCTTCGGAACAATCTGAAGGTGAAGCTTATCTTGAAACAAATGGCAAGCGAGAGGGTGTTATAACGACAAGTAGTGGTTTGCAATATGAAATTCTCATTCAAGGTGACGGAGCGAAACCAACGATATCTAGTACCGTTGTCGTTCATTATAGAGGCACAAAAATCGATGGCACTGAATTTGACAGCTCCTACGGTGGCGCACCGCCTACTTTTTCTGTTTCCGGCGTCATTGCAGGTTGGACCGAAGCGCTTTTGTTAATGAATGTGGGCAGTAAATACCGCCTCGTGATACCGCCTTCGTTAGCTTATGGTGCGCGAGGTCAGGGAACCATCGGTCCAAATGAAGTTCTTATCTTTGAAGTTGAGTTGCTGGGGATACAGTAG